Within Leptospirillum ferriphilum, the genomic segment AGCTTCATCCCGAAAGAGAACCCGGACGGAGATCTCGGATACGGCTCCGGCCATGACGGTTGTCAGCAGGTTGATCAATGCGGTATGGGAACCCTGTGTGGCGATGATGGCCATTTTCATCGGGAACCTTTCTCCAGTCGAAGAACCACGCGGCCATCCACGTCGTCTGCGCTCAGGAGACGATGGCCGAATTTTCTTGACCAGGATTCGATCTCGCGTTTCTGGAACCGGTTTGAAGAAATGACAAGAACATCTCCGGTATTCATCGAAGACAGAGTCGTCCGGATAATCCCGAGACTCTGGCAGTCGACCGGGTTGAAAAGAGCTGTCACATCGAGCGTCCGAAGCCCCGATTCACCAGACGATGACACTGTCGTGCTCCTCCACCAGCCGGGCGATATGGCCTTCGGTCACCCGCTCGACTCCATCGATCAGATCGCCCGGGGCAACTCCTCTTGCGACAAGGTGTTCCTCCACGATGTGGATGCGCGCGCCATGCTCCTTCATGAAAGCAAGAAGCTGTGCGGGAGAGGTATGGGCTTCCTGAATCTCCTGTCCCAGGATCCGGACCGAGGGCTGCTGACCGGACACCGCATAGTGGACGCCGGAGTCTCTTAAGAGGACATTGATTTCCAGGGATGTGTCGGCGACCCCCAGCGCGGTGGCGAACACGTGGGGATCGACAGGTTCGAAGCTTAAATAAAGAGGCTTTTCGAAAACGACAAGAACGCGATTGGCCATGTTGGACTCTCCTTCATCTCAGGGGATTCTGGGCTTTTTGAACTTCTGGAGCGGTCGTTCACCGATACGTCGGAATGGCTATCACCTGGTCGGCGCTTTGAACGAATTTCCACAGATCGCCCAGAGTGCCAATGATCACCCCGTTCATCTGATGGTGTTCGACTCCCCGTTCCTGGGCGCACAAGACGCAGGTGACCCAGTTC encodes:
- a CDS encoding sulfurtransferase TusA family protein, translated to MSSSGESGLRTLDVTALFNPVDCQSLGIIRTTLSSMNTGDVLVISSNRFQKREIESWSRKFGHRLLSADDVDGRVVLRLEKGSR
- a CDS encoding DsrE family protein; translated protein: MANRVLVVFEKPLYLSFEPVDPHVFATALGVADTSLEINVLLRDSGVHYAVSGQQPSVRILGQEIQEAHTSPAQLLAFMKEHGARIHIVEEHLVARGVAPGDLIDGVERVTEGHIARLVEEHDSVIVW